A single Verrucomicrobiia bacterium DNA region contains:
- a CDS encoding pirin family protein — protein sequence MGVKTITSELNLRRANERGFADHGWLKSHHTFSFADYYDPAHMGFRSLRVINDDRVAPGRGFGTHPHRDMEIFSYVLEGALEHRDSLGNGRQLKPGQIQLMSAGQGVAHSEFNPSANDPLHFLQIWIQPRTRGLTPSYTEWHPQAEHADAAKVLVISPDGREGSATIHQDADIYRIRLKPGQTVTHTLQPGRGAWLHVATGALTANGVALETGDGASTERPGRLTFTAVQPTEALLFDLN from the coding sequence ATGGGCGTGAAAACGATAACGTCTGAACTAAATCTCCGACGAGCCAACGAACGCGGCTTTGCCGATCACGGCTGGCTCAAATCCCATCATACCTTCTCCTTTGCCGATTACTACGATCCGGCGCACATGGGCTTTCGCTCCCTGCGCGTCATCAATGACGATCGGGTTGCGCCCGGACGCGGCTTTGGCACGCATCCGCACCGCGACATGGAAATTTTCAGTTACGTGCTGGAAGGCGCTTTGGAACATCGGGACAGCCTGGGTAACGGACGTCAACTCAAGCCGGGCCAGATTCAACTCATGAGCGCGGGCCAAGGCGTCGCGCACAGTGAATTTAATCCCTCGGCGAACGACCCGCTGCATTTCCTGCAGATCTGGATTCAACCGCGCACCCGTGGTTTGACGCCCAGTTACACTGAATGGCATCCGCAAGCCGAACACGCGGACGCCGCCAAGGTGCTGGTCATTTCGCCCGACGGACGCGAAGGCTCCGCCACGATCCATCAGGACGCGGACATTTATCGAATCCGATTGAAACCGGGGCAGACCGTCACGCACACTCTGCAACCCGGACGCGGCGCGTGGTTGCACGTCGCAACGGGAGCGCTGACCGCCAATGGCGTCGCGCTCGAAACGGGTGACGGCGCGAGCACGGAGCGGCCGGGACGGCTGACCTTTACCGCCGTGCAGCCGACCGAAGCGCTGTTGTTTGATCTGAACTAA
- a CDS encoding LysR family transcriptional regulator, producing the protein MELRQLRYFVAVAEIGNISRAARKIFLTQSALSRQIKALEEEIGACLLERHAHSIRLTPTGEALLIEARELLERVEQMTERVRRIGRGARLRVGYAPSLAAGILPVAVENFTQVHPNARVELFDLATNEMLAELSHNRLDVVVSVAPVNETRELRWVPLVRSEWRLVLKRNDALARQKQIAPADAAKQPLLMFCKRDYPEYWELVIGWFRARRLRPQIAGEYDGVDSLMAAVEAGLGVAVVTTRTADRLAKRVLLKPLATPPAPLCIAAGYPANRAEDKPLAVFIEELRKAAAHAE; encoded by the coding sequence ATGGAACTTCGACAATTGCGTTACTTTGTGGCCGTGGCGGAGATCGGGAACATCAGTCGCGCGGCCCGGAAAATTTTTCTGACGCAATCCGCTTTGAGCCGGCAGATCAAGGCGCTGGAAGAGGAAATCGGAGCGTGCCTGCTGGAACGTCACGCCCATTCGATCCGACTGACGCCGACGGGGGAAGCGTTGCTGATCGAGGCGCGCGAGTTGTTGGAGCGTGTCGAGCAAATGACAGAGCGGGTGCGTCGCATCGGTCGCGGGGCGCGATTGCGGGTCGGCTATGCGCCGTCGCTGGCCGCCGGGATTTTGCCGGTGGCCGTGGAAAATTTCACACAGGTTCACCCGAATGCGCGAGTGGAATTGTTCGATTTGGCGACCAACGAAATGCTCGCCGAGTTGAGTCATAACCGGCTCGACGTGGTGGTCAGCGTGGCGCCGGTCAATGAGACGCGCGAGTTGCGGTGGGTGCCGCTGGTTCGCTCGGAGTGGCGCCTGGTCCTCAAGCGAAATGATGCGCTCGCCCGACAAAAGCAAATCGCGCCCGCCGACGCGGCCAAGCAACCGCTGTTGATGTTCTGTAAGCGGGATTATCCGGAGTATTGGGAGCTGGTGATCGGCTGGTTTCGCGCGCGACGGCTGCGACCTCAGATCGCCGGCGAATATGATGGAGTGGACAGTTTGATGGCGGCGGTGGAAGCGGGACTGGGAGTGGCGGTGGTGACCACGCGAACCGCGGATCGGCTGGCCAAACGGGTTTTGTTGAAACCTCTGGCCACGCCGCCTGCACCGCTGTGCATTGCGGCGGGGTATCCGGCGAATCGAGCCGAGGATAAACCCCTCGCCGTTTTTATCGAAGAACTGCGCAAAGCCGCGGCGCATGCGGAATGA